In the Pedobacter cryoconitis genome, GGGCATATATTCTCTATGCATCGCATAATTCTCTGCAAGATCGGTTGTGATTAAACCGGTTTCAGGATCCTTATACAAAAGAATTTCCCTCGAATTTGTGATTGCAGAAAAGCAAAACCGGCTGTACAGATTGGGATGTAATCTATCGTTATGCTTATTTAAAAACCTGGTAACTTCCAGAACCAGTTCAAAGTTTCCATCAGGAAAATTCTCTACAAATTCTTCTTTGAAACAGATAAACAGGTTTTCAGCTAACCGCTCACTATTAAATACAGCTACACAAATTGATAATGCTGCAGTATAGGAAGCATTCTGTCCAAGTTCCCCCCATTCAAAGCTACAATCATAAAATGGACGCAGCGCTGTTGCAGTTTCCGGAAATACTTCTAAATGATTTACCCATAGCCTCCGGATAGTTTTAACGGGTACTGATAGTTGATTGGAAACGGTGACTGTTCCTTTAATATGAAAAACTTTTTCTGGTAGATCGATGTCCCATTTCACTGTTTTAGATCCTGTATTTTTATTCATAAGCGCGTTTTAATTCAGAAATAAAAGAGAAAAGAAAAGGTATGGCGGCCAAGCTCTACGCGTTGAACCAGGAGAATTTGCCGGCCGCACATCCCATTTTCTTCATCAAGGTAATTGGTGTTTATACGGAGCTGCGGTGCAAATAGACGAATTCTGAAAAAAAGAACAGGGTCGGCTACTTGCCCGTCTAATGTAACAGAGGTTCTGGTAAACCTATATATTTTTTACAAAATATACCCTACAATAAACTTAAGCAAGCAACCGACCCCATATTTATAGGTTCAGGCTGCTTGACTTATCTCGTAGGGTATTGTATGAAATTTACCAGATTTCTGTTACGAGGCTCGTCAAGCAGTCCTTCATTTTCAATTGAAGAACTGCAAAATTATAAATTTGTATCAATCTATATTCTATTGCATAGTAATAATTTAAATAAGTAAACAAATTTGTAGACTAATTACTCAAATAAAAGTATAATTCTACATTATAAATACTAATATCAACATAATTGTAGAATTATACTAATAAAATGTAGAATATTCTTAAACATTATTGGTTTACCTTGTTTTTAGTGAAAAAAGAGGATATTAAGAACCATAAGGGTGAGCTTTTAGATGCCATTGTCCGTACCTCGGGAATGACTATAACGGCTGTAGCTAAGGCAGCAGGATATGATAGAACTAGTTATTATAACCATATTCTGGAAGCTAAATTACCTTATAAAATAATCTCAAAATACGGAAAAGCACTTAGACATGACTTTTCTGGTGAATATCCTGAAGAGAAGGCAGCTCAGACAAGCAATTCTACAGAAGTCATCAGTTATGAAGAAATGGAAAAGGAAAGAAATTATTGGCGCGATAAGTATTACACTTTAGCAGATAAAGTTCTTGATAAATTTACAAAAGATAACTTCAGTGAGCTATAGTAAATCGATTAGCCTGATTCACTTTGTGCTGCAGGATTAATAAACTCAACTGCAATTTTCGTTAAATAAGCATCAGCAGCTTTCTCCTCAGCAAGACAATCTTTCAATAGCATTTTAGCTTTTGGATAATCCAGCTCTGCCAGTAAAGAGATTAAACTTCCATAACTAGCTATTTTGTAATGCGCAATCAGTTGAACGGCGTAAATTATTGCCGCATCTCTCAATGCAGTGCCGGTTTCTACTGTTTTTACTATAGAAGCTGCCTTTTCACTTAGAATTTCAATAATATCGCAATTCCCCTTCCCCACTTGCTGGTTCATGCTATCAAAAATGATATCCAGGCGTTGTACGCGCAAACTGGCCTCTTCTGACTGTGCGATTAATGCGCGTTGCAGTTCTTCAGTAAATGCGGCTATAGATAGTGCGGCGGCACAATTAATTAGTTTTTTTTCGGCTATATATAGATCTTGCAAACACTGAATAAAGAAATCTTGCAAGCCTTGCGCTCTGAGTTGATCTACCATAAGGCAATGATTTAATTTCTTTTAGGAACGGATCCTACAAGGATTAACGGTATTAAAACAAGCAGAACTCAGAAAAGTTTACGTAAATCACTTTTAGTTCCATAGCTTTGGAGAGATTTAAAATTCATTATGGCAGTATTACATAGAAAAGAAGAGAAAATAGAAGTTGTGCTCAGTAAGCTTCCAAAAGATTATACAGATGAACAATTTGTGGAAACTTTCATCCAGCTTTATTCAAAAGACTGGGGAAAGATCAAAGCAAATTACATCAAACAGTCACAGGATAAAGAGCCTGGAACAATTATTACTATGCCTAAGCCAGAGTTGTACTTAAAAAGTGTTTTAACAGTTTACCTGGAAAACAGAGACAAGAAAGGTTAGAAAATATAGGGTAGAAGTATAAGTGCCTTCATTTATACTTCTATCAATTGATTGCCTGTATGAGTTCAGGCCGGTTATTAATCACCCCTTTAATCACCGTTGCATTTACAGCTTTGTCTACTCTGTAGCAATCCATCAATTCATCCGGATAAGCTTTGCAAAGATTCAACAGATCGGGAGTTCCCAAATCTTTACTTAGCCAAAGCGCTTCTTCTTCCCTGCTGAGTATAACCGGCATTCTAAATTTAGGCGCATGGACTTTTCCCACGGTTTCATTAGCCTGCGTAGTCATAATGGTAAAGGAACGGTAGACTTCTCCTGAAAACTGATCTTTCCACTGGCTCCAAAGTCCGGCAAAAGCAAATAAATCCCTATCCTTCAACACAAAACGATAAGGCAAAGTTTCTCCGGTTTTTTTGTCCCATTCATAAAAGCCATCTGCCAGCACTAAACAAGTTTTGCGATGTGTAATCAGTGGTGCAAACGTTTTTTTACCCATGATTTCTTCGGAACGTGCATTCAGCGTAGAAAAATCAAGTTTGGTACTTTGGGCCCAGTAAGGGACCAGTCCAAAATGCATCAGTTGTGCGGTATCAGGCTCATCAGCAGTAATTACCAATCCTTTTTGCGTAGGTGCAAGGTTATAGTTGGGTTTGTAACCGGCAGGAAATTTGACTTGATAACGGATTAATAAGTCCTTTTGGGCTTTAGTAAGCGTATAGCGTGCACACATTTTTATATCTTTGCGTAATGAGTTATAAAGTAACCAAATTTGAAGTTAATTTTGAGGGTAAACCTGTTCCGGTTGCTGTACATTCAGTGACCGATGGCGAGGAAACAAACCACATAGTTTCTATAGATGACCATGAGAATTTCGAAATCAAAATGACTAAAGAAAACAAATGGAAGGCTGATAATGGCACAGGAATCAATGAAGATCTTCTTGATTTAATTACCGCGCATTATCAGGCTCCTTAATTGCGTATCAGATCAGTTCATTTGCTTTGATATAGGCTGTAGCCGCTCTGAAGTCTTTAAATATCCGGTCAGCACTGGCAAGCTTCACATGACTTTCTTCTTCACCCTGAATGGCAAAACAAGTTAAATCAGCATTCTTAGCTGCTAATAACCCGTTCACCGTATCCTCAAATACCAGGCATTCATTTTTAGGAAATCCAATTCCCTGAACAGCAAGATTATAAGATTCCGGATCCGGCTTGCTTTTAGTCACATCGCTCCTGGTCACTAGTAGTTTGAAATATTTTCCAAGTCCGTTTTTCTTAAACAATTCGTCTACATCAGGTCTTTTACTCGCTGTAACGAGGGCCATGGCCATACCTTTTGTTAAAAAGAAGTCCATTGTTTCGGCTACATATGGCATCAATTCAATGGTACTCGTCCTTAAGCGCTCATTAGTCAGCTCTTCTTTCCTGGTAATCAACACCTCCAGAGGCGATGCTATTTCATATAACTCTTTTAACCTTTTAGCATTTCCCGGCAAAGGGATACCGGCAAAGTTCAGAAGGAAATCTGAGTATTCGAGCTGAACATCAGATTCTGCTAATATCTCATTCCATACCCGGTAATGAAAATGTTCTGAATCTACAAGTGTACCGTCTAAATCAAAAAGCAGTGCTTTAAATTTCGTCATCAATAAGGTTATTTTTTACTGTTCAGTTTTATCCAGGCTACAAGGTCGTTGATCAATGTTTCAGACACGCTGGATGCCGTTGCATATTGACTGATATCGCCTTTTTCTACCTGAGAACTTAGTAAATGGTTCAAATCAGGATATAATTTCAAGGTTACGTTCTTCTTTTTATTCAGTGCAGCGTCCCATAAATCATAGTCACGGGTTGAAACCTGAAAATCGTTACCTCCTTGTACAACCAGCATACGTTGTTTGTTTATTTTTTTTGCAACCTCTACCTGATTGTATTTATTCAGATCGATCCAGTAAGATACTGGCAAACCTAAAATCGCAGAGTCAGCTTTCATATTACCCAAAGCAACCAGCCTGGTTCTTTCCAGCTCTTTATTGATAGCAGCAAACTTAGCTTTGGTAGCCTGTGTAGTATCCTTAGTTGCATTGAATACATCTTTTTCCTGTTCAATGATTACATCAGTAAAACTTCTGGCTGGAGCAGCTGCCAGGATTAATCCACTTAATTCTGGTGCCAGGCCAGCTATTCTTGGGGCCAGCATTCCCCCAAGGCTATGCCCCATCAGGTAAATTTGTTTTTTATCAATATCAGGAATTGTAGCAGCCAGGGCTACTGCCGCCACTGCATCATCAATCACTTCTTCCTTTACCGTGAATGCTTTTCCAAATTCACCGCTATAAATTCTTGTTCTTTTGACATAACGTATGCTGGCTATTCCTTTTGCAGCAAAACCAGCAGCCAGATCTTTGAAAGGTTTGTTTGGGCCTACTGTTTCATCCATATCGCCAGGCCCGGAACCATGTACCAGGACTACAATTGGAAAATTCTTTGTATTTTTTGGTGTAGTTAATATTCCAACCAGGCTATGCCCTGGAGTCTTTACATAAATTTCTTTTTCTGCATATAAGGTGGTATCTGCATAAGCAGGATTCAGATATTTTGCTTCTGATTTATTGGGTGCAGGAGTAAAACCGATCATATTTCCAGCTTTATTGTAGATCAGCCTGAATCCTTGCGTAGCATTCGCAAATTTTCCGTCCACAATAACAATAAAAAAGTCGCCATTAACTTTACTTTCAACACCGTTTGCAGATTCAAATTTCCCTAGTTTCTCGTTAAAAACACCCCAAAGTTTCTGTAAATCTTCGACAGAAACTTTTGCGGATACGCTTGGATCAAAATATGCCTGTGCTTCGGTAAATTTCTTTTGATTCATCAGGTCAAAAAAGTCGGTAGAGCGGTTAAACAGTTTAATAATATCTTGCGAAAATGACAAGGTAGAGAACAGCATTGCAAAGATTAGTAGCGTAATTTTCTTCATGTAATTGATATGGCTTTAAAATCAAAGCTAACATATTTTTGACTTAAATATCACGCTCTTCATGAAAAAATCAAGTACCTTGGAGTAAGTGCATTTTTCTTATTACTTAACTGAATTATGCATATTTATGATTTGAACTTAGAAATATGACAACGAAGAAAAAAATACGTGTATGTGTTGCAGGAGCAACTGGCTGGGCCGGTTCAGAACTTTGTAAGGGGATTGTTTTAACAGCCGATCTGGAATTAGTTTCAGCAGTATCGCGTAAAAGTGCAGGTAAAGATTTGAACGAATTGCTGAACTTATCCAACAAGCAGAAGATTCCTGTTTTCGGAACAATAGAAGAGGCTTTGGCTATTCCCTGCGATGTTTTAGTAGAGTATACAAAGCCTGATATTGCAAAGCATCAGGTAATTACAGCCATTCAGCATGGAGTTAACGTTGTAGTCGGGGCATCAGGGCTTTCTGATGCAGACTATGAGGAGATCGGTGCGGTAGCTGATGAAAATAAACAAGCTGTACTTGCTGTTGGGAATTTTGCAATTAGTGTGGTATTGTTAAACAAGTTTGCAGAAATGGCTGCGAAGTACATGCCGAACTGGGAAATTATTGATTATGCAAGTGACGCCAAGGTAGATTCCCCAAGCGGAAGTACGCTGGAACTTGCAAACAAGTTAGCTAAGGTTAGCGCATCCAACAAGACTATTCCGATTGAAGATACAAAAGGAATTAAGGAAACCCGGGGTGCAGACATCAATGGAATGCAGGTACATTCGGTGAGGTTACCTGGTTATGTAATTGCGCTGGAAACTATTTTTGGAATGGAGGATGAAAAACTGATCCTTAAGCATGAGGCTGGAAATAGTGCAAAACCTTATGTTCAGGGAGCCTTATTAGCCATCAGGAAAGTTGATACTTTTACGGGTTTGAAAAGAGGTTTGGACAATGTAATGGACTTTAATTCATAACTATTCCCTTTACTCCTGCCCGATATTTAAGAATTCAACAGTTGGTTCTATCAGGAATTGGCTAAACGTGCAGGTGAAGAGAAAGTTCTGGCTAAAGAAGATATAATAGCAATTAAAATATTTGGAATTATGCTTAAATAATACTTAGATTTATGATATCAATTTAATATCATTTAAATACTATATTTATGAAAGTAGAAAAGATCGTTACGCCCTTTAATGGTTATCTGGTTATCTTCCTTTTAATTGCTACTGCGGGTTTATTAGCTTATGCCATAAGTGACCAGCAAATTATCCTGATTATAGCCTGTATTCCTATATTTATTATTTTGGCTAAGGGGTTAATTATTGTCAGCCCAAATAGTTCAAAAGTGTTGCTGCTTTTTGGGAAGTATAAAGGGAGCATTAAACATAATGGGATGTTCTGGATCAATCCATTATATACCAGGTTTAGTTATTCCCTGCGTGCGAGAAACTTTGAAAGTGAAAAAATCAAGGTGAATGATAAAATGGGAAACCCGATTCTGATTAGTGTAATCTTGGTCTGGAGAGTGAAAGATACTTTTAAAGTAGCTTTTGAGGTAGACAATTATACTACATTTATCAAAATACAAACAGATTCAGCAGTAAGGAAACTGGCGGGTTCTTTTCCATATGATCATTTCGAAGACGAAACGGCTACGATTACTTTAAGTACAAACTTTGATGATGTAAATATTTCGCTGGAAAAAGAGTTGGCAGAAAGACTTGACATTGCGGGTATAGAGGTTATAGAATCAAGAATCGGATATCTGGCTTATGCCCCTGAGATTGCACATTCTATGCTGAGAAGACAACAGGCCTCTGCTGTGGTTGCAGCGCGTCACAAAATTGTGGAAGGTGCTGTCGGGATGGTAGAAAGCGCACTTAAACTGTTGGCTGATAAGAAAATCATTGAGTTTGATGATGACAGAAAAGCAGCGATGGTCAGTAATTTAATGGTTGTCCTTTGTGGTGATAGCGAGACAAAACCCGTTATCAATACCGGGACATTAAATCAATAAATATGTCAGAGAAAAAATCATTTGCGTTAAGGATAGATTCAGAAACGATGAAGGCTATAGAGAAATGGGCTGCTGATGAATTTCGTAGTGTTAATGGTCAGATTGAGTGGATGCTGAATAATAGCCTCAAAAGCGCAAAAAGAATAAAAGTAAAAGGAGCACAAAAAGATACTCCTGAACAATAACGAAAACAAGAACCGGAAAATATATGACCGCACAATCAATTCAAAGACTACAATACTTATGTAATACGATACCTCAGCTTTTGAATGAAATTGACGCTCCTGTATTTTCCTTAAAACCCGCTCCTGCCCAATGGAGTAAGAAAGAAATCATCGGTCATCTTATTGATAGTGCTGTGGCTAATCATAAGCGTTTTGTAAGAGGACAGTTTGAAGATATCCCAAGAATCACATACGACCAGAACAGTTGCAATACCTATAATTATTATCAGCAAATTGATGGTAAGCAAATCATTTCTTTCTGGACGGCTTATAACAATCAAATCTTAGCATTGATTCAACTGATGCCCGAAGCCGCACTAGAGCGGTTATGTTTTACCGGAGAACAAAAGTGTGTATCCCTGGCCTTTTTATTCGATGATTATGTGCAACATTTAGAGCATCACTTGAAACAGGTGGTACCTTATTAAGCTTTTGCAAACTCATAAATTTGCGTTACAGCAATGAATAACCCCTTTTTCCCTATTTAGATACCCTGATAAATCCGAATTCACATTGACAAAATAGCTGTTCACGTAATAAAATAGCACAACTTATAATATATCCCTATTATTAAGAATAAACAAGGTTAATCATGGGAAATCTATCAAAAGCTATATTGGTAACCGCCACTTTAGAAGTCGCTCTACTTTTATTGGTATTCTTTATTAAGTTAACAGATGGAGCCTTCCCCTTTTATAATTTAGCGCTCGTTACGGGTGAAACCATAATGGTTGTTTTAATAAGTCTGATAGGCATCTTAATAGTTAAATCAATGAAATCAGATTTTCGGATAGACAACTGAGCTTTCCATTATTAAATGATTTGAGCTAATGCGTAAGTAAACGACTATATTTGGCGCTCTATTCAATTTAATCATCACAATGGATCCACTGCCCGATACAATTATTAATTTGTTAAACTATAGCTACTCCATGGCGAAAGCCCTTCTGGAAGACCAAGGCGAATTCTATCCCATAGGGGTTTGCATCGATCAGGAAGGAAAAACTATGCAAAGATTAAGCAAAGACGATACTGAAGACCTCCCGCTTGCAAATGTATTAGTAGATCAGATAAAAAATGATTTCACAAATAGCTTATCAGCTGGAAAAATCATTGCTTATTCAATCGTTTATGAGGCTACGATTACTAATCAGCAATATCCGGAGCCAACAAATGTACTGATCGCCAAATTCAGTGGCATAGATAGCAATTCTGCAGGGTCTTGTTTCCTGCCTTACAAGATCACCGGTAAAGCAGTAGAGTTTTTAGTACCCTGGCTGGAATAAGTCCAATCCTTTTCAGATTTGACCATACTAGGCTTTATAGATTTAGCGTATATTTAGCTACAACCCTTTTTTATTATAGAATTGTCAAAGAATTACTGAGGAAAAAGTATATCAAACATTACGAATATTTTCCCCTTTAGTTATCTTTGCAAAAAACACACGAAACAATGAGCGAAATTAAACAGTACCCAGTCCTGAAACATATTGTAAATGTAATTAAGAATGCAATTGCAGATTCTAAAGTTGATGCGCAATCACAAAGCGTTTCAATTATAAAAGATGGGAATGATTCAATTCACATTAAACAATTATTTGATAGCACTGATGAAAATATCGCTACAATTTTCATTACTGATAAAAAAGAAATATTATTCAGTGAAGATCTATTAGAAACCCTGCAAGACATAGAAGATAGCGCTAAAGGTGATGCAGCACTAAAAAAAGCATTACAAGCTGCTACTATCATTGTAAATGACCTGACTATTGAAACAGATTTTATATTTCAAGCAGTTAAAGAATCATTCAATGAACTAAGTGATAGTTATGAATTTTTAAAGACAACAGAAAAAAATATAGAGGAACTTGCTGCTCAGTTTAAATTTGGTGACAACAGATTTGATATTAAACTTAAAAACGAGCCGGAAGTAATCCGCATCGAGGCTCAGGTCAATGCTGCTGTAACTCCAAAAGTTAAAAAGATTATTGAAGCAGATGTTTTGAAGATTGAACAAGGTTTGACTAAAATGTTCAAAGGAGAAAAATAAGCTGAAGATGGGATCAGGTGGTTAATGTTCTGATCCTGATAAAATTTTAAAGGCACCAGCTTGTTTAGCTGGTGTTTTTTTTTTATCCAGGTCAATATGGCATTGTCCTTCTTAAAAATCAACCCGTCCCGTGTTTATCATCATGAATGTATAATTATATCATTTTGGCTTCACTTTATAAGTCCTCAATGCGTGATCAATCTGGCTCTGTTCTGATGTATTTATACTATGGATGGGATTAAAATGAAACATCAATGCGAATAATGTGGATATAAGACTGCCATAAATAACCAGGTTAGCAGGGTTAGATATGGGTTATACTAAAGATGAAGAAAAATTAATTTGTCATTCATGTGCGGTTCATGAGGTACCTTTAATTTTGAGGTATAAATTTAAAAATCATGAAAAATCAAATCAATAAAACCTGGTTAACAATGTTGTTATTATTAGCCGGCACCTACGCAGTAAATGCACAACAAGTAACACCACCACCTGCACCATCCCCTATCAAACCTGAACTATTGGCCAATGGTCCGCAACAGCCTCCCCGTCCACCAAGAGACGGTCAAAAGCCTGGCGATGACGAAGGGCCAATGGAAGTAGAAGCAGTAAAACTGACTACGATTAAAGGAACCGTGGTAAATCCTGTAGCTAACGAACGCTTTGAATATAATGGCCTTTTGATCAAAACCAATAGCGGTACAATGACCGTCATGT is a window encoding:
- a CDS encoding DinB family protein, coding for MTAQSIQRLQYLCNTIPQLLNEIDAPVFSLKPAPAQWSKKEIIGHLIDSAVANHKRFVRGQFEDIPRITYDQNSCNTYNYYQQIDGKQIISFWTAYNNQILALIQLMPEAALERLCFTGEQKCVSLAFLFDDYVQHLEHHLKQVVPY
- a CDS encoding HAD family hydrolase; this translates as MTKFKALLFDLDGTLVDSEHFHYRVWNEILAESDVQLEYSDFLLNFAGIPLPGNAKRLKELYEIASPLEVLITRKEELTNERLRTSTIELMPYVAETMDFFLTKGMAMALVTASKRPDVDELFKKNGLGKYFKLLVTRSDVTKSKPDPESYNLAVQGIGFPKNECLVFEDTVNGLLAAKNADLTCFAIQGEEESHVKLASADRIFKDFRAATAYIKANELI
- a CDS encoding SPFH domain-containing protein; amino-acid sequence: MKVEKIVTPFNGYLVIFLLIATAGLLAYAISDQQIILIIACIPIFIILAKGLIIVSPNSSKVLLLFGKYKGSIKHNGMFWINPLYTRFSYSLRARNFESEKIKVNDKMGNPILISVILVWRVKDTFKVAFEVDNYTTFIKIQTDSAVRKLAGSFPYDHFEDETATITLSTNFDDVNISLEKELAERLDIAGIEVIESRIGYLAYAPEIAHSMLRRQQASAVVAARHKIVEGAVGMVESALKLLADKKIIEFDDDRKAAMVSNLMVVLCGDSETKPVINTGTLNQ
- a CDS encoding alpha/beta fold hydrolase, which gives rise to MKKITLLIFAMLFSTLSFSQDIIKLFNRSTDFFDLMNQKKFTEAQAYFDPSVSAKVSVEDLQKLWGVFNEKLGKFESANGVESKVNGDFFIVIVDGKFANATQGFRLIYNKAGNMIGFTPAPNKSEAKYLNPAYADTTLYAEKEIYVKTPGHSLVGILTTPKNTKNFPIVVLVHGSGPGDMDETVGPNKPFKDLAAGFAAKGIASIRYVKRTRIYSGEFGKAFTVKEEVIDDAVAAVALAATIPDIDKKQIYLMGHSLGGMLAPRIAGLAPELSGLILAAAPARSFTDVIIEQEKDVFNATKDTTQATKAKFAAINKELERTRLVALGNMKADSAILGLPVSYWIDLNKYNQVEVAKKINKQRMLVVQGGNDFQVSTRDYDLWDAALNKKKNVTLKLYPDLNHLLSSQVEKGDISQYATASSVSETLINDLVAWIKLNSKK
- a CDS encoding SOS response-associated peptidase — translated: MCARYTLTKAQKDLLIRYQVKFPAGYKPNYNLAPTQKGLVITADEPDTAQLMHFGLVPYWAQSTKLDFSTLNARSEEIMGKKTFAPLITHRKTCLVLADGFYEWDKKTGETLPYRFVLKDRDLFAFAGLWSQWKDQFSGEVYRSFTIMTTQANETVGKVHAPKFRMPVILSREEEALWLSKDLGTPDLLNLCKAYPDELMDCYRVDKAVNATVIKGVINNRPELIQAIN
- a CDS encoding DUF892 family protein, giving the protein MVDQLRAQGLQDFFIQCLQDLYIAEKKLINCAAALSIAAFTEELQRALIAQSEEASLRVQRLDIIFDSMNQQVGKGNCDIIEILSEKAASIVKTVETGTALRDAAIIYAVQLIAHYKIASYGSLISLLAELDYPKAKMLLKDCLAEEKAADAYLTKIAVEFINPAAQSESG
- the dapB gene encoding 4-hydroxy-tetrahydrodipicolinate reductase, giving the protein MTTKKKIRVCVAGATGWAGSELCKGIVLTADLELVSAVSRKSAGKDLNELLNLSNKQKIPVFGTIEEALAIPCDVLVEYTKPDIAKHQVITAIQHGVNVVVGASGLSDADYEEIGAVADENKQAVLAVGNFAISVVLLNKFAEMAAKYMPNWEIIDYASDAKVDSPSGSTLELANKLAKVSASNKTIPIEDTKGIKETRGADINGMQVHSVRLPGYVIALETIFGMEDEKLILKHEAGNSAKPYVQGALLAIRKVDTFTGLKRGLDNVMDFNS